One genomic window of Citrobacter sp. Marseille-Q6884 includes the following:
- the potB gene encoding spermidine/putrescine ABC transporter permease PotB, translated as MKNTSKFQSVVIVTIVGWLVLFVFLPNLMIIGTSFLTRDDANFVKMVFTLENYARLLDPLYFEVLLHSLNMALIATLACLVLGYPFAWFLVKLPEKVRPLLLFLLIVPFWTNSLIRIYGLKIFLSTKGYLNEFLLWLGVIDTPIRIMFTPSAVIIGLVYILLPFMVMPLYSSIEKLDKPLLEAARDLGASKLQTFTRIIIPLTMPGIIAGCLLVMLPAMGLFYVSDLMGGAKNLLIGNVIKVQFLNIRDWPFGAATSITLTVVMGLMLLIYWRASRLLNRKASELGD; from the coding sequence ATGAAGAACACAAGTAAATTCCAGAGTGTGGTGATCGTCACCATTGTCGGTTGGCTTGTGCTATTTGTCTTTCTGCCCAACCTGATGATCATTGGTACCAGCTTTTTGACCCGTGATGACGCAAACTTTGTCAAAATGGTCTTTACGCTGGAAAACTATGCCCGGCTGCTCGATCCGCTCTATTTCGAAGTGCTGCTTCATTCGCTGAATATGGCGCTGATTGCTACGCTTGCCTGTCTGGTTCTCGGCTACCCTTTTGCCTGGTTTTTGGTGAAACTGCCGGAGAAAGTGCGTCCATTGTTGTTGTTCCTGCTGATTGTTCCGTTCTGGACCAACTCGCTGATTCGCATCTATGGACTCAAAATCTTCCTCAGTACCAAAGGTTATCTCAACGAGTTTTTGCTGTGGCTTGGCGTCATTGATACGCCAATTCGTATCATGTTTACCCCCAGCGCGGTCATTATCGGCCTGGTTTACATTCTGCTGCCGTTTATGGTGATGCCGCTCTACTCGAGTATTGAGAAGCTGGATAAACCACTACTTGAAGCCGCACGCGATCTTGGTGCCAGTAAACTTCAGACCTTTACCCGCATCATTATTCCGTTAACGATGCCGGGGATTATTGCCGGTTGTCTGCTGGTCATGCTGCCCGCAATGGGGTTGTTCTACGTTTCCGACCTGATGGGTGGAGCGAAAAACCTGCTGATTGGTAACGTGATTAAGGTTCAGTTCCTCAATATTCGCGACTGGCCGTTTGGCGCCGCGACCAGCATCACGCTGACTGTCGTGATGGGGCTGATGCTCCTGATTTACTGGCGCGCATCCCGCTTACTGAACAGAAAAGCCAGCGAGTTAGGCGATTAA
- the potA gene encoding spermidine/putrescine ABC transporter ATP-binding protein PotA: MGQSKKLNKQPRSLSPLVQLAGIRKNFDGKEVISSLDLTINNGEFLTLLGPSGCGKTTVLRLIAGLETVDSGHIMLDNQDITHVPAENRYVNTVFQSYALFPHMTVFENVAFGLRMQKTPAADIHPRVTEALRMVQLEEFAQRKPHQLSGGQQQRVAIARAVVNKPRLLLLDESLSALDYKLRKQMQNELKALQRKLGITFVFVTHDQEEALTMSDRIVVMRDGRIEQDGTPREIYEEPKNLFVAGFIGEINMFNATVIERLDEQRVRANVEGRECNIYVNFAVEPGQKLHVLLRPEDLRVDEINDDNHIEGLIGYVRERNYKGMTLESVVELENGKMVMVSEFFNEDDPDFDHSLDQKMAINWVESWEVVLADEEHK, translated from the coding sequence ATGGGACAGAGTAAAAAATTGAATAAACAACCGCGTTCGCTTTCTCCACTGGTGCAATTAGCGGGAATTCGCAAGAATTTCGATGGTAAAGAGGTGATTTCCAGCCTCGATTTGACCATCAATAATGGCGAGTTTCTCACGCTGCTAGGCCCCTCTGGTTGCGGTAAAACAACCGTTCTTCGCCTGATTGCCGGTCTGGAAACGGTTGATTCCGGTCATATCATGTTGGACAACCAGGATATCACTCACGTGCCCGCGGAAAACCGCTACGTGAACACCGTATTCCAAAGCTATGCGTTATTCCCCCACATGACCGTTTTTGAGAATGTGGCCTTCGGGTTACGCATGCAAAAGACCCCCGCAGCCGATATTCATCCTCGCGTCACCGAAGCCCTGCGCATGGTGCAACTGGAAGAGTTCGCTCAGCGCAAGCCGCATCAGCTCTCCGGTGGGCAACAACAACGCGTGGCAATCGCCCGTGCGGTCGTCAATAAGCCACGTTTGCTTCTGTTAGATGAATCCCTCTCCGCGCTGGACTATAAGCTGCGTAAGCAGATGCAGAACGAACTGAAAGCGCTGCAACGTAAGCTCGGCATTACTTTTGTGTTTGTCACACACGATCAGGAAGAGGCGCTGACGATGTCAGACCGTATCGTGGTTATGCGTGACGGACGTATTGAGCAGGACGGCACACCGCGCGAAATCTACGAAGAACCGAAAAATCTGTTCGTTGCCGGATTCATCGGCGAGATCAATATGTTTAACGCGACGGTGATTGAACGTCTGGATGAACAACGTGTCCGCGCGAATGTTGAAGGCCGCGAGTGCAATATTTACGTCAACTTTGCGGTAGAGCCTGGACAGAAATTACACGTTCTGTTGCGGCCAGAAGATCTGCGCGTAGATGAGATCAACGATGATAATCACATCGAAGGACTTATCGGTTATGTTCGTGAGCGCAACTACAAAGGCATGACGCTGGAGTCGGTTGTCGAACTGGAAAATGGCAAGATGGTGATGGTCAGCGAATTCTTTAACGAAGACGATCCCGACTTCGATCACTCTCTCGACCAAAAAATGGCCATTAACTGGGTAGAAAGTTGGGAGGTCGTACTGGCTGATGAAGAACACAAGTAA
- the pepT gene encoding peptidase T → MDKLLERFLHYVSLDTQSKSGVRQVPSTEGQWKLLQLLKQQLEEMGLVNISLSDKGTLMATLPANVTGNIPAIGFISHVDTSPDFSGKNVNPQIVENYRGGDIALGIGDEVLSPVMFPVLHQLLGQTLITTDGKTLLGADDKAGVAEIMTALAVLIKKNIPHGDIRVAFTPDEEVGKGAKHFDVAGFDAQWAYTVDGGGVGELEFENFNAASVNIKIVGNNVHPGTAKGVMVNALSLAARIHAEVPADESPETTEGYEGFYHLASMKGSVDRADMHYIIRDFDRKQFEARKRKIMDIAKKVGKGLHPDCYIELVIEDSYYNMREKVIEHPHILDIAQQAMRDCDIEPVLKPIRGGTDGAQLSFMGLPCPNIFTGGYNYHGKHEFVTLEGMEKAVQVIVRIAELTAKQP, encoded by the coding sequence ATGGATAAACTACTTGAGCGTTTTTTACACTACGTGTCGCTGGACACCCAATCAAAATCGGGCGTGAGGCAAGTACCCAGCACCGAGGGGCAATGGAAATTATTACAGTTGCTCAAGCAACAGCTCGAAGAGATGGGGCTGGTTAATATTTCGCTAAGCGACAAGGGAACGTTGATGGCAACGTTACCCGCTAACGTGACAGGCAACATTCCTGCGATCGGTTTTATTTCTCATGTGGATACCTCACCGGATTTCAGCGGTAAAAACGTCAATCCGCAAATTGTTGAAAACTATCGCGGAGGCGATATTGCGTTAGGCATTGGCGATGAAGTTCTGTCGCCGGTGATGTTCCCGGTATTGCATCAGTTGCTGGGGCAAACGCTGATTACCACCGACGGTAAAACGTTGCTGGGTGCGGATGATAAAGCCGGCGTGGCGGAAATCATGACTGCGCTGGCGGTGCTGATTAAGAAAAACATTCCTCATGGTGATATCCGCGTAGCCTTTACGCCTGACGAAGAGGTCGGTAAAGGGGCGAAGCATTTTGATGTCGCGGGATTTGATGCGCAATGGGCCTACACCGTTGATGGCGGCGGTGTGGGAGAACTGGAGTTTGAAAACTTCAACGCGGCGTCGGTCAATATTAAAATCGTCGGTAACAATGTGCATCCTGGCACCGCGAAGGGTGTGATGGTGAATGCGTTGTCGTTGGCTGCGCGTATCCATGCCGAAGTCCCTGCTGATGAAAGCCCGGAAACAACCGAAGGTTATGAAGGTTTTTACCACCTGGCGAGCATGAAAGGCAGCGTTGACCGTGCGGATATGCACTACATCATCCGTGATTTTGACCGTAAACAGTTCGAAGCGCGTAAACGGAAAATCATGGATATCGCCAAAAAGGTTGGGAAGGGGTTGCACCCGGACTGCTATATCGAACTGGTGATTGAAGACAGCTACTACAATATGCGCGAGAAAGTCATTGAGCATCCGCATATTCTGGATATTGCCCAGCAGGCGATGCGCGACTGCGATATTGAACCCGTACTGAAACCGATCCGCGGCGGTACCGATGGTGCGCAGCTTTCATTTATGGGATTACCGTGCCCGAACATATTCACTGGTGGCTACAACTATCATGGTAAACATGAATTTGTGACGCTGGAAGGAATGGAGAAAGCGGTGCAGGTGATTGTGCGTATCGCGGAATTAACGGCAAAACAACCTTAA
- the roxA gene encoding [50S ribosomal protein L16]-arginine 3-hydroxylase produces MEYQLTLNWPDFLERHWQKRPVVLKRGFNNFIDPISPDELAGLAMESEVDSRLVSHQDGKWQVSHGPFESYDHLGENNWSLLVQAVNHWHEPTAALMRPFRALPDWRIDDLMISFSVPGGGVGPHLDQYDVFIIQGTGRRRWRVGEKLQLKQHCPHPDLLQVDPFEAIIDEELEPGDILYIPPGFPHEGYALENAMNYSVGFRAPNTRELISGFADYVLQRELGSTYYSDPELPPRDHPADILPQEMDKLREMMLGLINQPEHFKQWFGEFISQSRHELDIAPPEPPYQPDEIYDALKQGDVLVRLGGLRVLRIGDDIYANGEKIDSPHRPALEALASHIVLTAENFEDALEDPSFLAMLAALVNSGYWFFEG; encoded by the coding sequence ATGGAATACCAACTTACTCTTAACTGGCCTGATTTTCTTGAACGTCACTGGCAAAAACGCCCGGTGGTGTTAAAGCGCGGGTTTAATAACTTTATTGATCCCATTTCACCTGATGAACTGGCTGGACTGGCAATGGAAAGCGAAGTAGACAGTCGCCTTGTCAGCCATCAGGATGGTAAATGGCAGGTGAGTCACGGTCCTTTCGAAAGCTATGACCATCTTGGCGAGAATAACTGGTCGCTACTGGTCCAGGCCGTCAACCACTGGCACGAGCCAACCGCTGCGCTGATGCGTCCGTTTCGGGCATTGCCGGACTGGCGTATTGACGATCTGATGATCTCTTTTTCCGTCCCCGGCGGCGGCGTTGGCCCGCATCTGGATCAGTACGATGTCTTTATTATCCAGGGAACCGGTCGTCGTCGCTGGCGTGTGGGTGAAAAACTGCAGTTAAAACAACACTGTCCTCACCCAGATCTGCTACAGGTCGATCCGTTTGAAGCGATCATTGATGAAGAGCTGGAGCCGGGCGACATTCTGTATATCCCGCCAGGTTTCCCGCACGAAGGCTATGCGCTGGAAAACGCGATGAACTATTCAGTGGGTTTCCGCGCACCTAATACCCGGGAGCTCATCAGCGGATTTGCGGATTATGTTCTGCAGCGCGAACTGGGCAGCACTTATTACAGCGACCCGGAACTGCCGCCGCGCGACCATCCGGCAGATATTCTGCCGCAGGAAATGGACAAACTGCGCGAAATGATGCTTGGGCTGATCAATCAGCCGGAGCATTTTAAACAGTGGTTTGGTGAGTTTATTTCCCAGTCCCGTCATGAACTGGATATCGCGCCACCAGAGCCTCCGTATCAGCCTGATGAAATCTACGATGCCCTGAAACAAGGCGACGTGCTGGTACGTCTGGGGGGATTACGCGTCCTGCGTATTGGCGATGACATCTATGCCAATGGTGAGAAAATTGACTCGCCGCACCGCCCTGCGCTGGAAGCACTGGCTAGCCATATCGTGCTGACAGCTGAAAACTTTGAGGATGCGCTGGAAGATCCGTCTTTCCTTGCCATGCTGGCCGCACTGGTCAACAGCGGGTACTGGTTCTTCGAAGGGTAA
- the phoQ gene encoding two-component system sensor histidine kinase PhoQ, whose product MNKLLRHFFPLSLRLRFLLATAGVVLVLSLAYGMVALVGYSVSFDKTTFRLLRGESNLFYTLAKWENGKISVELPENLDMQSPTMSLIYNENGKLLWAQRDVPWLTQSIQPDWLKTNGFHEIEANVDATSTLLSEDHSAQQQLKEVREDDDDAEMTHSVAVNVYPATARMPQLTIVVVDTIPIELKRSYMVWSWFIYVLAANLLLVIPLLWVAAWWSLRPIESLAREVRELEEHHREMLNPATTRELTSLVRNLNRLLKSERERYDKYRTTLTDLTHSLKTPLAVLQSTLRSMRNEKMSVSDAEPVMLEQISRISQQIGYYLHRASMRGSSALLSRELHPVAPLLDKLTSALNKVYQRKGVSINLDISPEISFVGEQNDFVEVMGNVLDNACKYCLEFVEISAQLSDDHLHILVEDDGPGIPQSMREAVFDRGQRVDTLRPGQGVGLAVAREITEQYDGQIIAGDSLLGGARMEVIFGRQHPGQKDE is encoded by the coding sequence ATGAATAAATTATTGCGTCACTTTTTCCCGTTGTCCCTGCGGTTGCGCTTTTTGCTGGCAACGGCGGGCGTGGTTCTCGTACTCTCACTGGCCTATGGCATGGTCGCACTGGTGGGCTATAGCGTGAGTTTTGACAAGACAACGTTTCGCCTGCTGCGCGGTGAAAGCAACCTGTTCTATACCCTTGCGAAATGGGAAAATGGCAAGATAAGCGTCGAGCTTCCTGAAAACCTCGATATGCAAAGCCCCACAATGTCGCTGATCTATAACGAAAATGGCAAACTGCTGTGGGCGCAGCGTGACGTACCCTGGTTGACGCAGAGTATTCAGCCCGACTGGTTAAAAACCAACGGTTTTCATGAAATCGAAGCCAATGTAGACGCTACCAGTACACTACTGAGCGAGGATCATTCCGCCCAGCAGCAACTGAAAGAAGTACGGGAAGATGACGACGATGCTGAAATGACGCACTCCGTCGCGGTCAACGTGTACCCCGCCACCGCCAGAATGCCCCAATTAACCATCGTCGTGGTTGATACTATTCCGATTGAGCTAAAGCGCTCGTATATGGTCTGGAGCTGGTTTATCTATGTTCTGGCCGCCAATCTGTTGTTAGTTATCCCGTTGCTGTGGGTCGCGGCCTGGTGGAGTTTACGGCCCATCGAATCACTGGCTCGCGAAGTTCGTGAACTGGAAGAACACCATCGCGAAATGCTTAACCCGGCAACGACGCGCGAACTGACCAGTCTGGTACGAAATCTTAACCGGTTGTTGAAAAGCGAGCGTGAACGCTACGACAAATACCGAACGACGCTAACAGACCTCACTCACAGTCTGAAAACGCCCCTGGCCGTGTTGCAGAGTACATTACGCTCGATGCGTAATGAAAAAATGAGCGTTAGCGACGCCGAACCGGTCATGCTGGAACAAATCAGCCGTATTTCACAGCAAATTGGCTACTACCTGCATCGCGCCAGCATGCGCGGCAGCAGCGCCCTGCTTAGCCGCGAATTGCATCCTGTCGCCCCCTTGCTGGATAAACTGACCTCTGCGCTCAACAAGGTGTATCAACGTAAAGGCGTCAGCATCAATCTCGATATTTCCCCTGAAATCAGTTTTGTTGGCGAACAGAACGATTTTGTCGAGGTCATGGGCAACGTGCTGGATAACGCGTGTAAATACTGTCTCGAGTTTGTCGAAATTTCGGCCCAGTTGTCAGACGATCACCTGCATATTCTGGTCGAAGATGATGGCCCCGGCATTCCGCAAAGCATGCGTGAAGCCGTGTTTGATCGTGGTCAGCGCGTGGACACATTACGTCCCGGGCAAGGCGTGGGTCTTGCTGTCGCGCGTGAAATTACTGAGCAGTATGACGGACAAATCATCGCCGGTGACAGCCTGTTAGGCGGCGCTCGTATGGAAGTTATTTTCGGCCGTCAGCACCCCGGCCAGAAAGACGAGTAA